From one Humulus lupulus chromosome 8, drHumLupu1.1, whole genome shotgun sequence genomic stretch:
- the LOC133794517 gene encoding nuclear transcription factor Y subunit A-3-like isoform X1 — translation MSVQPKYKSLLKEDFGVRSVQSESQVFVGCSSWEGSTESHAQQSSVSKSLSLNMGVPTQHFHNTKQLIFQFQDQDSSSTQSTGQSHSEVASMKGNLYGNDMISTLSGYNETQGKTMGSHIKQVSSMGNQDFVFPSQLDYVQPIAHIPFGYGEPYFGGLLAAAAYGPHAVGHNSQAVGMAPARMPLPLDLTEDEPPIYVNAKQYRAILRRRKFRAKLEAQNKFLKVRKPYLHESRHLHALKRARGSGGRFLNSKDVQESNHAPSGHGLHASSSARSHLNNKMKESVVQQLENYKDGSSTTSCSEVTSASNSDDVFQQQDFRFSGYPMHGHDVDSCRGVNQHHISTRR, via the exons ATGAGTGTTCAGCCTAAATATAAG AGTTTGCTTAAAGAAGATTTCGGTGTTCGTTCTGTCCAGTCAGAATCGCAAGTATTTGTTGGTTGCTCATCGTGGGAGGGTTCAACTGAGTCACATGCCCAGCAATCATCTGTATCCAAAAGTCTGAGCTTAAATATGGGAGTTCCAACACAACATTTTCACAACACCAAGCAATTGATTTTCCAATTTCAAGATCAAGATTCTTCCTCAACTCAATCTACAGGTCAATCTCACTCTGAAGTGGCTAGCATGAAAGGAAACCTTTATGGAAATGACATGATTTCAACTCTATCAG GGTATAATGAAACTCAGGGTAAGACTATGGGAAGCCATATTAAGCAAGTCTCATCAATGGGAAATCAGGACTTCGTCTTCCCCTCGCAACTCGACTATGTTCAACCCATT GCTCACATTCCATTCGGCTATGGCGAGCCATACTTTGGTGGTTTACTGGCTGCTGCGGCATACGGGCCACATGCTGTG GGTCACAATTCCCAGGCTGTGGGGATGGCTCCTGCTCGAATGCCTTTGCCTCTTGATCTTACAGAGGATGAACCACCCATTTATGTCAATGCAAAACAGTACCGCGCAATTCTTAGGAGGAGAAAGTTTCGAGCCAAGCTTGAAGCTCAGAACAAATTTCTCAAAGTTCGAAAG CCATATCTTCATGAATCTAGGCACCTCCATGCACTGAAGAGGGCTAGAGGATCTGGGGGACGCTTTTTGAACTCAAAGGATGTCCAAGAATCAAACCATGCCCCCTCAGGACATGGCCTTCATGCTTCAAGCTCTGCTCGAAGTCATTTGAATAATAAAATGAAGGAATCCGTAGTTCAACAACTGGAAAACTACAAAGATGGTTCTTCTACCACGTCTTGCTCTGAAGTCACTAGTGCCTCTAACAGTGACGACGTTTTTCAGCAGCAGGACTTTAGGTTCTCTGGCTACCCTATGCATGGTCACGATGTTGATTCATGCAGGGGTGTGAACCAACACCACATCTCTACCCGTCGGTAA
- the LOC133794517 gene encoding nuclear transcription factor Y subunit A-3-like isoform X3 produces MQSLLKEDFGVRSVQSESQVFVGCSSWEGSTESHAQQSSVSKSLSLNMGVPTQHFHNTKQLIFQFQDQDSSSTQSTGQSHSEVASMKGNLYGNDMISTLSGYNETQGKTMGSHIKQVSSMGNQDFVFPSQLDYVQPIAHIPFGYGEPYFGGLLAAAAYGPHAVGHNSQAVGMAPARMPLPLDLTEDEPPIYVNAKQYRAILRRRKFRAKLEAQNKFLKVRKPYLHESRHLHALKRARGSGGRFLNSKDVQESNHAPSGHGLHASSSARSHLNNKMKESVVQQLENYKDGSSTTSCSEVTSASNSDDVFQQQDFRFSGYPMHGHDVDSCRGVNQHHISTRR; encoded by the exons ATGCAGAGTTTGCTTAAAGAAGATTTCGGTGTTCGTTCTGTCCAGTCAGAATCGCAAGTATTTGTTGGTTGCTCATCGTGGGAGGGTTCAACTGAGTCACATGCCCAGCAATCATCTGTATCCAAAAGTCTGAGCTTAAATATGGGAGTTCCAACACAACATTTTCACAACACCAAGCAATTGATTTTCCAATTTCAAGATCAAGATTCTTCCTCAACTCAATCTACAGGTCAATCTCACTCTGAAGTGGCTAGCATGAAAGGAAACCTTTATGGAAATGACATGATTTCAACTCTATCAG GGTATAATGAAACTCAGGGTAAGACTATGGGAAGCCATATTAAGCAAGTCTCATCAATGGGAAATCAGGACTTCGTCTTCCCCTCGCAACTCGACTATGTTCAACCCATT GCTCACATTCCATTCGGCTATGGCGAGCCATACTTTGGTGGTTTACTGGCTGCTGCGGCATACGGGCCACATGCTGTG GGTCACAATTCCCAGGCTGTGGGGATGGCTCCTGCTCGAATGCCTTTGCCTCTTGATCTTACAGAGGATGAACCACCCATTTATGTCAATGCAAAACAGTACCGCGCAATTCTTAGGAGGAGAAAGTTTCGAGCCAAGCTTGAAGCTCAGAACAAATTTCTCAAAGTTCGAAAG CCATATCTTCATGAATCTAGGCACCTCCATGCACTGAAGAGGGCTAGAGGATCTGGGGGACGCTTTTTGAACTCAAAGGATGTCCAAGAATCAAACCATGCCCCCTCAGGACATGGCCTTCATGCTTCAAGCTCTGCTCGAAGTCATTTGAATAATAAAATGAAGGAATCCGTAGTTCAACAACTGGAAAACTACAAAGATGGTTCTTCTACCACGTCTTGCTCTGAAGTCACTAGTGCCTCTAACAGTGACGACGTTTTTCAGCAGCAGGACTTTAGGTTCTCTGGCTACCCTATGCATGGTCACGATGTTGATTCATGCAGGGGTGTGAACCAACACCACATCTCTACCCGTCGGTAA
- the LOC133794517 gene encoding nuclear transcription factor Y subunit A-3-like isoform X2 → MSVQPKYKSLLKEDFGVRSVQSESQVFVGCSSWEGSTESHAQQSSVSKSLSLNMGVPTQHFHNTKQLIFQFQDQDSSSTQSTGQSHSEVASMKGNLYGNDMISTLSGYNETQGKTMGSHIKQVSSMGNQDFVFPSQLDYVQPIAHIPFGYGEPYFGGLLAAAAYGPHAVVHNSQAVGMAPARMPLPFDLTEDEPPIYVNAKQYRAILRRRKFRAKLEAQNKFLKVRKPYLHESRHLHALKRARGSGGRFLNSKDVQESNHAPSGHGLHASSSARSHLNNKMKESVVQQLENYKDGSSTTSCSEVTSASNSDDVFQQQDFWFSGYPMHGHDVDSCRGVNQHHISTRR, encoded by the exons ATGAGTGTTCAGCCTAAATATAAG AGTTTGCTTAAAGAAGATTTCGGTGTTCGTTCTGTCCAGTCAGAATCGCAAGTATTTGTTGGTTGCTCATCGTGGGAGGGTTCAACTGAGTCACATGCCCAGCAATCATCTGTATCCAAAAGTCTGAGCTTAAATATGGGAGTTCCAACACAACATTTTCACAACACCAAGCAATTGATTTTCCAATTTCAAGATCAAGATTCTTCCTCAACTCAATCTACAGGTCAATCTCACTCTGAAGTGGCTAGCATGAAAGGAAACCTTTATGGAAATGACATGATTTCAACTCTATCAG GGTATAATGAAACTCAGGGTAAGACTATGGGAAGCCATATTAAGCAAGTCTCATCAATGGGAAATCAGGACTTCGTCTTCCCCTCGCAACTCGACTATGTTCAACCCATT GCTCACATTCCATTCGGCTATGGCGAGCCATACTTTGGTGGTTTACTGGCTGCTGCGGCATACGGGCCACATGCTGTG GTTCACAATTCCCAGGCTGTGGGGATGGCTCCTGCTCGAATGCCTTTGCCTTTTGATCTTACAGAGGATGAACCACCCATTTACGTCAATGCAAAACAGTACCGCGCAATTCTTAGGAGGAGAAAGTTTCGAGCCAAGCTTGAAGCTCAGAACAAATTTCTCAAAGTTCGAAAG CCATATCTTCATGAATCTAGGCACCTCCATGCGCTGAAGAGGGCTAGAGGATCTGGGGGACGCTTTTTGAACTCAAAGGATGTCCAAGAATCAAACCATGCCCCCTCAGGACATGGCCTTCATGCTTCAAGCTCTGCTCGAAGTCATTTGAATAATAAAATGAAGGAATCCGTAGTTCAACAACTGGAAAACTACAAAGATGGTTCTTCTACCACGTCTTGCTCTGAAGTCACTAGTGCCTCTAACAGTGACGACGTTTTTCAGCAGCAGGACTTTTGGTTCTCTGGCTACCCTATGCATGGTCACGATGTTGATTCATGCAGGGGTGTGAACCAACACCACATCTCTACCCGTCGGTAA
- the LOC133794517 gene encoding nuclear transcription factor Y subunit A-3-like isoform X4, producing the protein MSVQPKYKSESQVFVGCSSWEGSTESHAQQSSVSKSLSLNMGVPTQHFHNTKQLIFQFQDQDSSSTQSTGQSHSEVASMKGNLYGNDMISTLSGYNETQGKTMGSHIKQVSSMGNQDFVFPSQLDYVQPIAHIPFGYGEPYFGGLLAAAAYGPHAVGHNSQAVGMAPARMPLPLDLTEDEPPIYVNAKQYRAILRRRKFRAKLEAQNKFLKVRKPYLHESRHLHALKRARGSGGRFLNSKDVQESNHAPSGHGLHASSSARSHLNNKMKESVVQQLENYKDGSSTTSCSEVTSASNSDDVFQQQDFRFSGYPMHGHDVDSCRGVNQHHISTRR; encoded by the exons ATGAGTGTTCAGCCTAAATATAAG TCAGAATCGCAAGTATTTGTTGGTTGCTCATCGTGGGAGGGTTCAACTGAGTCACATGCCCAGCAATCATCTGTATCCAAAAGTCTGAGCTTAAATATGGGAGTTCCAACACAACATTTTCACAACACCAAGCAATTGATTTTCCAATTTCAAGATCAAGATTCTTCCTCAACTCAATCTACAGGTCAATCTCACTCTGAAGTGGCTAGCATGAAAGGAAACCTTTATGGAAATGACATGATTTCAACTCTATCAG GGTATAATGAAACTCAGGGTAAGACTATGGGAAGCCATATTAAGCAAGTCTCATCAATGGGAAATCAGGACTTCGTCTTCCCCTCGCAACTCGACTATGTTCAACCCATT GCTCACATTCCATTCGGCTATGGCGAGCCATACTTTGGTGGTTTACTGGCTGCTGCGGCATACGGGCCACATGCTGTG GGTCACAATTCCCAGGCTGTGGGGATGGCTCCTGCTCGAATGCCTTTGCCTCTTGATCTTACAGAGGATGAACCACCCATTTATGTCAATGCAAAACAGTACCGCGCAATTCTTAGGAGGAGAAAGTTTCGAGCCAAGCTTGAAGCTCAGAACAAATTTCTCAAAGTTCGAAAG CCATATCTTCATGAATCTAGGCACCTCCATGCACTGAAGAGGGCTAGAGGATCTGGGGGACGCTTTTTGAACTCAAAGGATGTCCAAGAATCAAACCATGCCCCCTCAGGACATGGCCTTCATGCTTCAAGCTCTGCTCGAAGTCATTTGAATAATAAAATGAAGGAATCCGTAGTTCAACAACTGGAAAACTACAAAGATGGTTCTTCTACCACGTCTTGCTCTGAAGTCACTAGTGCCTCTAACAGTGACGACGTTTTTCAGCAGCAGGACTTTAGGTTCTCTGGCTACCCTATGCATGGTCACGATGTTGATTCATGCAGGGGTGTGAACCAACACCACATCTCTACCCGTCGGTAA